CAATTAAGCTTCAGGCAGGTTTGGTTTCAAACGTTGTTGAATTGCCTAACACTTCTGGTGGATATACGGTTAAACGAAGTATTTACACTGGAAAAGCATTCGCAGAAACAGCTGTAACCACTGAAAATAAAATTCTAGCAATCAAGAAAAATGCAATAGACCTCAGAACGGATGGGGCTGATGCCTCAGTTGAAAACTTTGATGTTCAACTTTCCGACGCGGATTTTGCAGGTAAAATCACAGCTACTGAGCGCGCAACTGGAGAAATTCTTCTTCCTGAAGCAGACATTGTTGTATCTGGCGGTCGAGGCATGAAGGGACCTGAAAATTGGGGAATGATCGAGGATCTTGCCAAAGTTTTAGGAGCAGCTACAGGTTGTTCAAAACCGGTATCTGATATTGGTTGGAGACCTCATCATGAGCACGTGGGTCAAACAGGGGTAAAAGTTGCGCCTAGTTTATACGTTGCAGTAGGAATTTCAGGAGCGATTCAACATCTTGCAGGGGTAAATTCTTCGAAGTGCATAGTGGTCATAAATAAAGATCCAGAGGCGCCATTTTTCAAAGCTGCGGATTATGGAATTGTTGGAGATGCATTCGAGGTTGTACCAAAATTAACCGAAGCACTAAAAGCAGAACTTTAAATTTTTGTGGAAAAACTCGTAGAACTTGAAATTCTTGGATTATCATCCAACCATTCTCAATCAGGGTCATTTACTCTGGTGATGGGTGAAAACGAGGGTACAAGAAGATTACCTATTGTCATTGGGATGTTTGAAGCTCAGG
Above is a window of Algoriphagus sanaruensis DNA encoding:
- a CDS encoding electron transfer flavoprotein subunit alpha/FixB family protein; this translates as MSILVYIEHAEGKVKKTSLEAVSFANALAAQTGEGEVVAVALGTVDQAELASVGKAGAAKVLHGADARLDAGVIQAHASAVAQAFQKVGAKTLVLAKSSLGDAVAARLAIKLQAGLVSNVVELPNTSGGYTVKRSIYTGKAFAETAVTTENKILAIKKNAIDLRTDGADASVENFDVQLSDADFAGKITATERATGEILLPEADIVVSGGRGMKGPENWGMIEDLAKVLGAATGCSKPVSDIGWRPHHEHVGQTGVKVAPSLYVAVGISGAIQHLAGVNSSKCIVVINKDPEAPFFKAADYGIVGDAFEVVPKLTEALKAEL